One Ochotona princeps isolate mOchPri1 chromosome 7, mOchPri1.hap1, whole genome shotgun sequence genomic window carries:
- the SCOC gene encoding short coiled-coil protein yields the protein MMNADMDAVDAENQVELEEKTRLINQVLELQHTLEDLSARVDAVKEENLKLKSENQVLGQYIENLMSASSVFQTTDTKSKRK from the exons ATGATGAATGCTGACATGGATG CAGTGGATGCTGAAAATCAGGTGGAGCTGGAGGAAAAAACACGACTTATTAATCAAGTGTTGGAACTCCAACACACACTTGAAG ATCTCTCTGCAAGAGTAGATGCAGTTAAGGAAGAAAATCTGAAGCTAAAATCAGAAAACCAAGTTCTTGGACAATATATAGAAAACCTCATGTCAGCTTCTAGTGTTTTTCAAACAACTgatacaaaaagcaaaagaaagtag